The Natrinema sp. HArc-T2 genome has a segment encoding these proteins:
- a CDS encoding NifU family protein translates to MSDSEAEPSLRERVENWLTREMPIIQMHGGTSAVRAADPETGEVIIELGGGCKGCSVSNVTTGNIEAELLTWPEIDEITVRVPDARDSLGGPDQPESIMGIDRTEGGRGDWGSSNPGKDHL, encoded by the coding sequence ATGAGTGACTCCGAGGCCGAGCCGTCGCTGCGAGAGCGTGTCGAGAACTGGTTGACACGCGAGATGCCGATCATTCAGATGCACGGCGGCACCAGCGCGGTACGCGCAGCCGATCCCGAGACCGGCGAAGTCATCATCGAGCTTGGTGGTGGCTGCAAGGGCTGTTCGGTCAGCAACGTGACGACAGGCAATATCGAAGCCGAACTGCTCACCTGGCCCGAGATCGACGAGATAACGGTTCGCGTCCCAGACGCCCGCGACAGTCTCGGCGGCCCCGACCAGCCCGAGTCGATCATGGGAATCGACCGGACAGAGGGTGGTCGCGGCGACTGGGGCTCGTCGAACCCGGGCAAAGACCATCTATAA
- a CDS encoding amino acid-binding protein, which yields MGNVPESDDEDDPDAETDGGVRAYTVRLELVDEPGELLRALAPIADNGGNLLSIHHERGNITPRGHIPVEVDMECPPDRFDSIVDALRDAGVNVIQAGEEHYGDEISVVLIGHLIETDLSNTLSRIEDEADAIVQDLSVTSPEGTDGVASARARLAINSGRSAEALAAIRSIGTDKELTVVEPLLGGEAA from the coding sequence ATGGGTAACGTACCCGAGTCCGACGACGAGGACGATCCCGACGCCGAGACCGACGGTGGCGTCCGCGCCTACACTGTTCGGCTCGAGCTCGTCGACGAACCCGGCGAGTTGCTCCGCGCGCTCGCACCGATCGCCGACAACGGCGGCAATCTGCTGAGCATCCACCACGAACGTGGCAACATCACGCCTCGCGGGCACATCCCCGTTGAGGTCGACATGGAGTGTCCCCCAGACCGGTTCGACAGTATCGTCGATGCGTTGCGCGACGCCGGCGTCAACGTCATCCAGGCCGGCGAAGAACACTACGGCGATGAGATCAGCGTCGTTCTGATCGGCCACCTGATCGAGACCGATCTCTCGAATACCCTCTCGCGGATCGAAGACGAGGCCGACGCCATCGTTCAGGATCTCTCGGTGACGTCGCCCGAGGGTACTGACGGTGTCGCGAGCGCTCGCGCGCGACTCGCAATCAACTCCGGTCGCTCCGCGGAGGCACTCGCGGCTATCCGCTCGATCGGGACGGACAAAGAGCTGACCGTCGTCGAACCACTGCTCGGAGGTGAGGCCGCATGA
- a CDS encoding universal stress protein → MYDRILIPIDGSDEATRAARRGLDFARRVDAAVEVLHVIDRRSSTRTTDEQAALWEHGEEVVAEIESLAADLEFDRPVTTTVTDGTPAARIARHAADCDAGLIVIGRQGIAGLGKRLLGGVTEGVLHRSDVPVLVVPKGDQPTGDSFDYDRLLVPTDGSDNATRAGPHANAVARQYGSTVHVVSVIDLQSAGGAFSAGGLEESFVDRLEDEGEDIVADLATEIDAAGNIDVETVVTKTSLDGIAAEISEYIGTHDIDLVVMGSHGRSNLRRQLLGSVSRTVLRSVDVPVLVVTRS, encoded by the coding sequence ATGTACGACCGTATCCTGATCCCCATCGACGGCAGCGACGAGGCTACACGGGCCGCACGTCGCGGCCTCGATTTCGCACGACGGGTCGACGCAGCCGTCGAAGTCCTCCACGTCATCGATCGGCGCTCGAGCACTCGGACGACAGACGAGCAGGCAGCACTCTGGGAGCACGGCGAAGAAGTCGTCGCTGAAATCGAGTCCCTCGCCGCGGACCTCGAGTTCGATCGGCCCGTGACGACGACGGTGACCGACGGCACGCCCGCGGCACGGATCGCCAGACACGCGGCCGATTGTGATGCAGGACTGATCGTCATCGGGCGACAGGGGATCGCGGGACTGGGCAAACGGCTCCTCGGCGGTGTCACGGAAGGGGTCCTCCACCGGAGTGACGTGCCCGTCCTCGTCGTTCCGAAAGGCGACCAGCCGACCGGCGACTCGTTCGACTACGATCGACTGCTCGTCCCGACCGACGGAAGCGACAACGCCACCCGTGCTGGCCCCCACGCGAACGCCGTCGCGCGGCAGTACGGCTCGACCGTCCACGTCGTATCCGTCATCGACCTCCAGTCCGCCGGTGGAGCGTTCAGTGCGGGCGGCCTCGAGGAATCGTTCGTCGACCGCCTCGAGGACGAAGGCGAGGACATCGTCGCCGACCTCGCGACCGAGATCGACGCGGCGGGCAACATTGACGTCGAGACCGTCGTTACCAAGACGTCACTCGATGGCATCGCCGCCGAAATCAGCGAGTACATCGGAACCCACGACATCGATCTCGTCGTCATGGGATCGCACGGTCGGTCGAACCTCCGGCGGCAACTGCTCGGAAGCGTCTCCAGAACTGTGCTCCGGTCGGTCGACGTGCCGGTGCTGGTCGTGACGCGGTCCTGA
- a CDS encoding ROK family protein — protein sequence MVYYAGVDLGATNVRAVVAEPDGTTIGVDRRSTPRGPTGIDVTEGVLRTLRGACGDAGIEPTRITAAGIGSIGPFDLAEGAVIDPANLPDSIDRIPLTGPISKLIDSDDVYLHNDTTAGVIGERFHAASNPDDMVYITISSGIGAGVCSDGRIVSGWDGNAGEVGHYVVDPHGRLTCGCGHDGHWEAYCSGNAIPDFARLLADDDPTISTALPLEGPEFTAKDVFDLAGEDDLADYVIEQLAHWNAIGVTNVIHAFAPIVVSFGGAVALHNEDLVVDPIRERVSEMVMTNVPEIHVTDLGDDVVVEGALASALTEGTGDRRRLRN from the coding sequence ATGGTCTACTATGCGGGCGTCGATCTCGGCGCGACCAACGTCCGGGCCGTCGTCGCCGAGCCGGACGGGACGACGATCGGTGTGGATCGCCGATCGACGCCGCGCGGGCCGACGGGTATCGACGTGACCGAGGGAGTCTTGCGAACGCTTCGCGGTGCCTGTGGCGATGCCGGGATCGAACCCACCCGGATCACCGCCGCTGGGATCGGCTCGATCGGGCCGTTCGATCTCGCCGAGGGGGCAGTGATCGATCCGGCGAACCTCCCTGACTCGATCGACCGCATCCCGCTGACCGGGCCGATCTCGAAGCTGATCGACAGTGACGACGTCTACCTCCACAACGACACGACCGCGGGTGTCATCGGCGAACGGTTCCACGCCGCCAGTAACCCCGACGATATGGTCTACATCACCATCTCCTCGGGGATCGGTGCCGGCGTCTGCTCGGACGGTCGCATCGTCAGCGGCTGGGACGGCAACGCCGGCGAGGTCGGCCACTACGTCGTCGACCCCCACGGTCGGCTGACCTGTGGCTGCGGCCACGACGGCCACTGGGAAGCTTACTGTTCGGGCAACGCCATCCCCGACTTCGCCCGGCTACTCGCCGACGACGACCCGACGATTTCGACCGCCCTCCCGCTCGAGGGCCCGGAGTTCACGGCGAAGGACGTCTTCGATCTCGCCGGCGAGGACGACCTCGCCGACTACGTCATCGAACAGCTCGCCCACTGGAACGCGATCGGGGTCACGAACGTGATCCACGCGTTCGCGCCGATCGTCGTCTCCTTCGGCGGCGCGGTCGCGTTGCACAACGAGGACTTGGTCGTCGACCCGATCCGCGAGCGCGTCTCGGAGATGGTAATGACGAACGTGCCGGAGATTCACGTCACTGACCTCGGCGACGACGTCGTCGTCGAGGGGGCACTCGCCAGCGCGCTGACCGAAGGGACCGGGGATCGGCGTCGGCTCCGCAACTGA
- a CDS encoding putative sulfate/molybdate transporter, with amino-acid sequence MSYSVGSPLDTDLEFTTSELAGALGDSVTVLPLLVALGATTSVSLPHVLIGFGVFQIVWGVYYGLPLSVEPMKALVGLAIVGTLTYAELAAAGLLAGGVLLTVGQLGLVGRLQRVVGEPVIRGVQLAVALLLLEAAVDLSLANVPVAAAGLAVVGLLALVGYREASVLVVLGLGGIAAVVTAGVPTPTVPTLAVFPAGPPSVSAAALEGTVAQLGMTIGNAAIATALLCGDLYDREISADTLSTSMGITCLAAVPFGGVPMCHGSGGLAGKYAFGARTGGANVLLGIGYLALALVAAGAVLAAFPMAILGVLLVVVALELARAAFEPVADRRSFTLVAAVGVVGLLMNVGVAFALGTVTFWVLSRRS; translated from the coding sequence ATGTCGTACTCCGTCGGATCACCGCTCGATACCGATCTCGAGTTCACCACGAGTGAACTGGCGGGTGCGCTAGGGGATTCGGTTACGGTCCTACCGCTGTTGGTTGCACTGGGAGCGACGACCAGCGTCTCGCTTCCCCACGTTTTGATCGGCTTCGGCGTGTTCCAGATCGTCTGGGGTGTCTACTACGGCCTGCCGCTTTCCGTCGAGCCGATGAAGGCGCTGGTCGGGCTGGCGATCGTCGGCACGCTAACCTATGCCGAACTCGCCGCCGCCGGATTGCTCGCCGGCGGTGTCTTGCTCACGGTGGGACAACTCGGGCTCGTCGGCCGGCTCCAACGGGTCGTCGGTGAACCCGTCATCCGTGGCGTCCAACTCGCCGTAGCGCTGCTCTTGCTCGAGGCAGCCGTCGACCTCTCGCTCGCGAACGTGCCCGTCGCGGCAGCCGGGCTTGCCGTCGTTGGCCTGCTGGCGCTTGTCGGCTATCGAGAGGCAAGCGTGCTGGTCGTGCTCGGACTCGGCGGCATCGCCGCCGTCGTGACGGCTGGCGTTCCGACGCCGACAGTGCCGACGCTCGCCGTCTTTCCCGCTGGGCCGCCGTCGGTCAGCGCAGCTGCACTCGAAGGAACCGTCGCGCAACTCGGTATGACGATCGGCAACGCCGCGATCGCGACGGCCCTGCTCTGTGGCGATCTGTACGATCGGGAGATTTCGGCGGATACGCTCTCGACGAGTATGGGCATCACCTGCCTTGCGGCGGTTCCGTTCGGTGGTGTCCCGATGTGTCACGGCAGCGGCGGGCTCGCCGGCAAGTACGCCTTCGGCGCACGAACCGGCGGCGCGAACGTCCTGCTGGGGATCGGGTATCTCGCGCTCGCGCTCGTCGCCGCCGGGGCCGTCCTCGCCGCGTTCCCGATGGCGATCCTTGGCGTGTTGCTCGTCGTCGTGGCCCTCGAGCTCGCGCGCGCAGCCTTCGAGCCCGTGGCCGATCGCCGGTCGTTCACGCTCGTTGCGGCGGTCGGCGTCGTCGGCCTGCTGATGAACGTCGGCGTCGCGTTTGCCCTCGGAACCGTCACGTTCTGGGTACTCTCGCGGCGGTCGTAG
- a CDS encoding universal stress protein, whose protein sequence is MTATILVAFDESPQATAALRHALSSADDAEIRVLHVNDPREWAGSAGVDGVFYADDAFERSKEASEAVLEKAEEIASEYDTEITTATEIGIVSDTIVSYAEDHDIDQVVLGSHGRRGLSRFLLGSVAERVVRRAPGTVTVVRDEKPAES, encoded by the coding sequence ATGACAGCCACTATACTGGTCGCGTTCGACGAATCGCCACAGGCGACCGCCGCATTACGCCACGCGCTCTCGAGTGCCGACGACGCGGAGATTCGCGTCCTTCACGTCAACGATCCTCGCGAATGGGCCGGCTCCGCGGGTGTCGACGGGGTCTTCTATGCGGACGACGCCTTCGAACGATCGAAGGAAGCGTCCGAAGCGGTCCTCGAGAAGGCCGAGGAGATCGCCAGCGAGTACGATACCGAGATCACGACGGCGACCGAGATCGGGATCGTCTCCGATACGATCGTCTCCTATGCGGAGGACCACGACATCGATCAGGTTGTCCTCGGGAGCCACGGGCGGCGTGGCCTCTCGCGGTTCCTGCTCGGCAGCGTCGCCGAACGGGTCGTCCGGCGCGCACCCGGGACGGTGACGGTCGTTCGCGACGAGAAGCCAGCCGAGTCGTAA
- the rpsJ gene encoding 30S ribosomal protein S10 produces the protein MQQARVRLAGTSPDDLDDICDDVREIANNTGVNLSGPIPLPTKTLEVPTRKSPDGEGTATWEHWEMRVHKRLIDLDADERALRQLMRIQVPNDVSIEIVLED, from the coding sequence ATGCAGCAGGCACGCGTTCGACTCGCGGGCACGAGTCCCGACGACCTAGACGACATCTGTGACGACGTCCGCGAGATCGCGAACAACACCGGCGTCAACCTGAGCGGACCCATCCCGCTGCCGACGAAAACGCTCGAGGTGCCGACCCGGAAGTCGCCTGACGGCGAAGGCACTGCGACGTGGGAGCACTGGGAGATGCGCGTCCACAAGCGCCTGATCGATCTGGACGCCGACGAACGCGCACTCCGCCAGCTCATGCGCATTCAGGTGCCGAACGACGTCTCGATCGAGATCGTCCTCGAAGACTAA
- a CDS encoding guanosine monophosphate reductase — MNDLRTGLSYGDVLLVPKRSPVESRRDVDLSARFTPGIELETPLIAAAMDTVTEAELAIALSRAGGLGVLHRFLTPDEQASQVEQVVDAGERVAAAVGINEDYVARADALVAVGVDALVVDVAHGHLEGALEAVERLRSAFPETDLVAGNVATPAGVEDLAAAGADCVKVGIGPGSHCTTRKVAGAGVPQLTAVDDCADAAEDLGVTICADGGIRTSGDAVKALMAGADTVMVGSLLAGTEESPGTVVEVDGTRYKRSRGMATTIAAEKRDDKDVDVRADEGVEALTPYKGTLEDVVTEFRAGIQSGLSYCGGATIPAAREKAEFIRVAPSAKAREGYHTDHDWEGVSVDSTSQAVDGTGTDVDPEQSAMADTSAEDD, encoded by the coding sequence ATGAACGATCTTCGCACCGGGTTGAGTTACGGTGACGTACTTCTCGTCCCGAAGCGCTCGCCAGTCGAGAGTCGGCGCGACGTGGATCTCTCGGCACGGTTTACGCCAGGTATCGAACTCGAGACACCGCTGATTGCTGCTGCGATGGACACCGTCACGGAAGCCGAGCTAGCGATCGCGCTCTCGCGTGCCGGCGGGCTCGGCGTGCTCCACCGATTTCTCACGCCGGACGAACAGGCAAGTCAGGTCGAGCAGGTGGTCGACGCTGGCGAACGCGTCGCCGCTGCTGTGGGGATCAACGAGGACTACGTCGCCCGAGCCGATGCGCTGGTCGCGGTCGGCGTCGACGCACTCGTCGTCGACGTGGCTCACGGTCACCTCGAGGGCGCGCTCGAGGCCGTCGAACGGCTCCGGTCGGCGTTTCCGGAAACCGATCTCGTCGCCGGCAACGTCGCAACGCCCGCGGGTGTCGAAGACCTCGCGGCGGCGGGAGCCGACTGCGTGAAAGTCGGCATCGGGCCGGGTTCGCACTGTACCACCCGGAAAGTCGCCGGCGCGGGCGTTCCACAGCTGACTGCCGTCGACGACTGTGCGGACGCAGCCGAGGACCTCGGCGTGACGATCTGTGCCGACGGCGGCATTCGGACCTCCGGCGACGCGGTGAAGGCGCTGATGGCGGGAGCCGACACCGTCATGGTCGGCAGTCTCCTCGCCGGCACCGAGGAATCTCCCGGCACGGTCGTCGAGGTCGACGGCACGCGGTACAAGCGCTCGCGGGGGATGGCGACAACCATCGCCGCCGAAAAGCGCGACGACAAAGACGTCGACGTTCGCGCCGACGAGGGCGTCGAAGCGCTGACGCCGTACAAGGGGACACTCGAGGACGTCGTCACGGAGTTTCGTGCGGGCATTCAGTCGGGGCTCTCCTACTGTGGCGGGGCGACGATCCCTGCGGCCCGCGAGAAGGCAGAGTTCATCCGCGTCGCCCCGAGTGCGAAAGCACGAGAGGGATATCACACGGATCACGACTGGGAGGGTGTCAGCGTCGACAGTACGAGTCAGGCCGTCGACGGCACGGGAACCGACGTCGACCCCGAGCAGTCAGCAATGGCGGACACATCAGCCGAAGACGATTGA
- the tuf gene encoding translation elongation factor EF-1 subunit alpha has translation MSDQHQNLAIIGHVDHGKSTLVGRLLYETGSVPEHVIEQHREEAEEKGKGGFEFAYVMDNLAEERERGVTIDIAHQEFSTDAYDFTIVDCPGHRDFVKNMITGASQADNAVLVVAADDGVAPQTQEHVFLARTLGIDELIIGINKMDVVDYKESTYNEVVEEVEQLLKQVQFNTDDASFIPISAFEGDNIAERSENTDWYDGEILLEALNDLPEPEPPTDAPLRLPIQDVYTISGIGTVPVGRIETGVMNVGDNVSFQPSDVGGEVKTIEMHHEEVPKAEPGDNVGFNVRGIGKDDIRRGDVCGPADEPPSVAETFQAQVVVMQHPSVITAGYTPVFHAHTAQVACTIESIDKKMDPSSGEVAEENPDFIQSGDAAVVTIRPQKPLSIEPSSEIPELGSFAIRDMGQTIAAGKVLDVHEK, from the coding sequence ATGAGCGACCAACACCAGAACCTGGCCATCATCGGTCACGTTGACCACGGGAAGAGTACGCTCGTGGGACGACTCCTCTACGAGACGGGGAGCGTACCAGAGCACGTCATCGAACAGCACCGCGAAGAAGCAGAAGAGAAAGGCAAGGGTGGCTTCGAGTTCGCCTACGTCATGGACAACCTCGCTGAGGAGCGAGAGCGTGGTGTCACCATCGACATCGCCCACCAGGAGTTCTCGACGGACGCCTACGACTTCACCATCGTCGACTGTCCTGGCCACCGCGACTTCGTGAAGAACATGATCACGGGCGCATCCCAGGCGGACAACGCCGTCCTCGTCGTCGCCGCTGACGACGGTGTCGCGCCCCAGACCCAGGAGCACGTCTTCCTGGCTCGTACCCTCGGTATCGACGAGCTCATCATCGGCATCAACAAGATGGACGTCGTCGACTACAAGGAGTCGACGTACAACGAAGTCGTCGAGGAAGTCGAGCAGCTCCTCAAGCAGGTTCAGTTCAACACCGACGACGCCTCGTTCATCCCGATCTCGGCGTTCGAGGGCGACAACATCGCCGAACGCTCGGAGAACACCGACTGGTACGACGGCGAGATCCTCCTCGAGGCACTCAACGACCTGCCGGAGCCGGAGCCACCGACGGACGCGCCGCTCCGACTCCCCATCCAGGACGTTTACACGATCTCCGGTATCGGTACCGTCCCAGTCGGACGTATCGAGACCGGTGTCATGAACGTCGGCGACAACGTCTCCTTCCAGCCCTCTGACGTGGGCGGCGAAGTGAAGACGATCGAGATGCACCACGAAGAGGTGCCCAAGGCCGAACCCGGTGACAACGTCGGATTCAACGTCCGCGGCATCGGCAAGGACGACATCCGCCGTGGTGACGTCTGTGGTCCTGCAGACGAGCCGCCAAGCGTCGCCGAGACGTTCCAGGCACAGGTCGTCGTCATGCAGCACCCAAGCGTGATCACCGCCGGTTACACGCCGGTCTTCCACGCCCACACCGCACAGGTCGCCTGTACGATCGAGTCCATCGACAAGAAGATGGACCCCTCGAGCGGCGAGGTCGCCGAGGAGAACCCCGACTTCATCCAGTCGGGTGACGCTGCTGTGGTCACCATCCGACCGCAGAAGCCCCTCAGCATCGAGCCGTCCAGCGAGATCCCCGAGCTCGGGAGCTTCGCCATCCGAGACATGGGCCAGACCATCGCGGCCGGGAAGGTCCTCGACGTCCACGAGAAATAA
- a CDS encoding LVIVD repeat-containing protein: protein MKRRVFLTKGGVAGLGLSLPSMAVTSRSTAAGPQQGNSYEPLGQVPITGAAEAVVGDEEIAYVAATTGFAVVDVSDPADPTILAEERDIAIDGASLTQILDLTVDGDRLIVAGPAETARSSDLYLGVRRYDVSDPERPVPTGAYETGYHIHNCYLEGDRLFLVENTQQDNRLVIVDIGGDEITQIGDWSLLDHEPGWRDVHWLGRYLHDVFVQDGTAYLPCWNAGTYVLDISEPADLSVVSHIADTTLEAQRELDDFRDGVYGLPGNDHYAAVDDSGDLLAVGREAWATGGAAPDHPGGIDLYDVRDLTDPVHRGSIDAPRTVDESYRGGTWTTAHNFELRDDRLYSAWYRAGVQIHDVSDPTDPERLAWWRDPAETGFWTARVVGPGEAFIASSTEAIPNTSLEGALYTFPAEAGEQTDPPSLQPPAEWLGEDDPNETSGTEPDAGSDSSPGFTGVAGLVSGGVALEWLRRRRGNVQD from the coding sequence ATGAAGCGGAGAGTGTTCCTCACGAAGGGCGGTGTCGCCGGGCTCGGCTTATCTCTGCCATCGATGGCCGTGACATCCCGATCGACTGCCGCAGGCCCCCAGCAGGGGAACTCCTACGAACCGCTCGGGCAGGTTCCCATCACCGGCGCTGCCGAAGCTGTCGTCGGCGACGAGGAGATCGCGTACGTCGCCGCGACCACCGGATTCGCGGTCGTCGACGTGAGCGATCCCGCCGACCCGACGATTCTCGCCGAGGAACGCGACATCGCGATCGACGGCGCGTCGCTGACGCAGATCCTCGATCTGACCGTCGACGGCGACCGACTGATCGTCGCCGGCCCCGCCGAAACCGCCCGCTCGAGCGACCTCTACCTGGGCGTCCGACGCTACGACGTGAGCGATCCCGAACGGCCTGTCCCGACCGGTGCCTACGAAACGGGATACCATATCCACAACTGCTACCTCGAGGGAGACCGGCTCTTTCTCGTCGAGAACACACAACAGGACAACCGGCTCGTGATCGTCGACATCGGTGGCGATGAGATCACGCAGATCGGGGACTGGTCGCTGCTGGACCACGAGCCCGGCTGGCGCGACGTCCACTGGCTCGGGCGCTATCTCCACGACGTTTTCGTGCAAGACGGGACGGCCTACCTCCCGTGCTGGAACGCCGGAACCTACGTTCTCGATATCAGCGAGCCAGCTGATCTCTCGGTCGTCAGCCACATCGCGGACACCACGCTCGAGGCCCAACGCGAACTCGACGACTTCCGGGACGGCGTCTACGGGCTGCCCGGCAACGATCACTACGCGGCGGTCGACGACAGCGGCGACCTGCTGGCGGTCGGACGGGAAGCGTGGGCGACCGGCGGGGCCGCACCCGACCATCCGGGCGGGATCGACCTCTACGACGTACGCGATCTGACGGATCCAGTCCACCGAGGATCGATCGACGCCCCGCGGACGGTCGACGAATCGTATCGTGGCGGGACCTGGACGACCGCACACAACTTCGAACTGCGTGACGACCGGCTCTACTCGGCGTGGTACCGGGCCGGCGTCCAGATTCACGACGTGTCCGACCCCACCGATCCCGAACGGCTCGCCTGGTGGCGCGATCCGGCAGAGACGGGGTTCTGGACCGCACGCGTGGTCGGTCCCGGCGAGGCGTTCATCGCCTCGAGCACCGAAGCGATCCCCAACACGTCGCTCGAGGGCGCACTCTACACGTTCCCGGCTGAGGCTGGTGAGCAGACCGACCCGCCGTCGCTGCAACCACCTGCCGAGTGGCTCGGGGAGGACGACCCGAACGAAACGAGCGGGACCGAACCTGACGCTGGCAGCGATTCAAGCCCGGGCTTTACTGGCGTCGCGGGCCTCGTCAGTGGCGGCGTCGCACTCGAGTGGCTGCGCCGACGCCGCGGAAACGTTCAGGATTAA
- a CDS encoding homoserine dehydrogenase, whose translation MKLAILGAGDVGRSVADLAGEYGHDVVALADSSSAAVETDGIAVEDALERKVGGEAVGSAAPEDVFETDYDVLVEATPTTLGDAEPGFSHVKRALEADRHAVLANKGPVAERYEELRALEDESAGSIRFEATVGGAIPILSTIEDSTPEAVTAVRGVLNGTANFILTRMAAEGLDYEHVLAEAQDLGVAEADPTFDVDGTDAALKFVILANVLSDGGFSLEDATVDGIQSISGSALDLAAEDGRTIRLIGEATRDGVRVGPRLVPENSALAVTGTRNIVQIETRHAGSLHTSGRGAGGPETATAVLSDVGRLPPL comes from the coding sequence ATGAAACTCGCAATTCTCGGTGCCGGTGACGTCGGTCGCTCGGTCGCCGACCTCGCCGGCGAGTACGGCCACGACGTCGTCGCTCTCGCCGACTCCAGCAGCGCCGCGGTCGAGACGGACGGCATCGCCGTCGAGGACGCCCTCGAGCGCAAGGTCGGCGGCGAGGCTGTCGGTTCCGCTGCCCCGGAAGACGTCTTCGAGACGGACTACGACGTGCTGGTCGAGGCGACCCCGACGACGCTCGGCGACGCCGAACCCGGCTTTTCCCACGTCAAGCGCGCGCTCGAGGCTGACCGCCACGCCGTCCTCGCGAACAAGGGCCCGGTCGCCGAACGCTACGAGGAGCTGCGCGCACTCGAGGACGAGAGCGCGGGCTCGATCCGCTTCGAGGCGACCGTCGGCGGCGCGATTCCGATCCTCTCGACGATCGAAGACAGTACGCCGGAAGCAGTCACCGCGGTCCGTGGCGTCTTGAACGGCACTGCGAACTTCATTCTCACGCGGATGGCCGCCGAGGGACTCGACTACGAGCACGTCCTCGCCGAAGCCCAAGACCTGGGCGTTGCCGAGGCCGACCCCACCTTCGACGTCGACGGCACCGACGCCGCGCTGAAGTTCGTCATCCTCGCGAACGTCCTCTCCGACGGTGGCTTCTCACTCGAGGACGCGACGGTCGACGGCATCCAGTCGATCTCGGGCAGCGCGCTCGATCTCGCCGCCGAAGACGGTCGCACGATCCGGCTCATCGGCGAGGCGACCCGCGACGGTGTCCGCGTGGGGCCGCGGCTCGTTCCCGAAAACAGCGCACTCGCAGTAACCGGGACGCGCAACATCGTTCAGATCGAGACCCGACACGCCGGCTCGCTTCACACGAGCGGTCGCGGCGCCGGTGGCCCGGAAACCGCGACGGCGGTGCTCTCCGACGTCGGTCGACTGCCACCGCTGTAA
- a CDS encoding sulfite exporter TauE/SafE family protein produces the protein MELFGIAAGQLGLFVSFGLLIGTLFGFFGMGGSFLVTPALLVMGYDSTTAVGSGLAFVFGTSVIAALRHRDHGQVDYKLGLMFIVGMTAGIEVGKGVVYYLKALGFADLVVSISYIGLLAIVGLLMLRDARTESSDDDGSALAEKFQSIEIPPMVSIKGGTKVSLWVTLAMAFAIGILSGFLGVGGGFLLMPAMMYGLGVPAAVAVGTDVFQITASGAFGAFTYAQSGALDLTIVLPLLAGSAMGARIGAGATALVNEDDITEYFAAMLLAGSAAVASRNLGNAYGMEIFNQLSQVLIFGSALLVSGAVIWASIQSIREDEPAESVHAAD, from the coding sequence ATGGAACTATTCGGGATCGCGGCGGGGCAACTCGGCTTGTTCGTCAGTTTCGGCCTGCTCATCGGGACCCTGTTCGGGTTCTTCGGGATGGGCGGGTCGTTCCTCGTCACGCCCGCGCTACTGGTGATGGGGTACGACTCGACGACTGCGGTCGGGAGCGGCCTCGCGTTCGTCTTCGGGACTTCGGTGATCGCGGCGCTTCGCCACCGCGACCACGGACAGGTAGACTACAAGCTCGGCCTGATGTTCATCGTGGGGATGACCGCCGGCATCGAAGTCGGGAAGGGGGTCGTCTACTACCTGAAAGCACTCGGCTTCGCCGACCTCGTGGTGAGTATTTCGTATATCGGATTGCTGGCGATCGTCGGGCTGCTCATGTTGCGAGACGCCCGCACGGAGAGTTCGGACGACGACGGGTCCGCGCTTGCCGAGAAGTTCCAGTCGATCGAGATTCCGCCGATGGTCTCGATCAAAGGCGGAACCAAAGTGTCGCTGTGGGTGACGCTCGCGATGGCGTTTGCCATCGGCATCCTCTCGGGCTTCCTCGGCGTCGGTGGCGGCTTCCTGCTGATGCCCGCGATGATGTACGGTCTGGGCGTGCCCGCCGCGGTCGCGGTCGGGACTGACGTGTTCCAGATCACGGCCTCGGGCGCGTTCGGCGCGTTCACCTACGCTCAGTCCGGTGCGCTCGACCTGACGATCGTCCTGCCCCTGCTCGCGGGGAGTGCGATGGGCGCTCGAATCGGTGCCGGCGCGACGGCGCTCGTCAACGAAGACGACATCACCGAGTACTTCGCCGCGATGTTGCTGGCGGGATCGGCCGCAGTGGCCAGCCGAAACCTCGGGAACGCCTACGGTATGGAGATCTTCAACCAGTTGAGTCAGGTGCTCATCTTTGGCTCGGCCCTGCTAGTCAGCGGCGCAGTCATCTGGGCGAGTATCCAGAGCATTCGCGAGGACGAGCCTGCCGAATCGGTCCACGCCGCAGACTGA